A portion of the Fusobacterium nucleatum genome contains these proteins:
- the cas7i gene encoding type I-B CRISPR-associated protein Cas7/Cst2/DevR, with the protein MKKNALTITVVANMTSNYSEGLGNISSVQKIYRDRNVYAIRSRESLKNAIMVQSGMYEDLETEANGATQKKVDENLNATNCRALEGGYMNTKENTYVRNSSFYLTDAISTESFINETRFHNNLYLATNYANTHTDKNGKTLNVQKDAGEVGLMPYQYEYEKSLKVYSLTIDLEKIGKDPNFPNKEANNNEKFERVKSLLEAVENLSLVVKGNLDNAEPVFAIGGLSLRKTHYFENVVRVEQGALILGEALKEKKEDGFSCALLKGDIFTNEVEIIKELQPISMREFFKSLIEDVKNYYGA; encoded by the coding sequence ATGAAAAAAAACGCATTAACAATCACAGTAGTAGCAAATATGACATCAAATTATTCTGAGGGCTTAGGAAATATTTCAAGTGTTCAAAAAATTTATAGAGATAGAAATGTATATGCTATTCGTAGTCGTGAAAGTTTAAAAAATGCAATTATGGTTCAAAGTGGAATGTATGAAGACTTAGAAACTGAAGCAAATGGTGCTACACAAAAAAAAGTTGATGAAAACTTAAATGCTACAAACTGCCGTGCTTTAGAAGGTGGATATATGAATACAAAGGAGAATACTTATGTAAGAAATAGCTCATTCTATCTAACAGATGCGATATCAACAGAAAGTTTTATAAATGAAACTCGTTTTCATAATAACCTATATTTAGCAACTAATTATGCAAATACTCATACAGATAAAAATGGAAAAACTTTAAATGTTCAAAAAGATGCAGGTGAAGTTGGTTTAATGCCTTATCAATATGAATATGAAAAATCTTTAAAGGTATATAGTTTAACAATAGATTTAGAAAAAATAGGAAAAGATCCTAATTTTCCTAATAAAGAGGCAAATAATAACGAAAAATTTGAGAGAGTAAAATCTCTTTTAGAAGCTGTTGAAAATTTAAGTTTAGTGGTAAAAGGAAATTTAGATAATGCTGAACCTGTTTTTGCTATTGGAGGTTTATCTTTAAGAAAAACTCACTATTTTGAAAATGTAGTTAGAGTTGAACAAGGAGCATTAATTTTAGGAGAAGCACTAAAAGAAAAGAAAGAAGATGGCTTTAGTTGTGCCTTATTAAAAGGAGATATTTTTACAAATGAAGTAGAAATAATAAAAGAATTACAACCAATATCTATGAGAGAATTTTTTAAATCTTTAATTGAAGATGTAAAAAATTATTATGGAGCATAA
- the cas8a1 gene encoding type I CRISPR-associated protein Cas8a1/Csx8, translated as MKYDIDKNEYSFDTAISASDWKYSAAITGLIYYFKELEKKYEIKKITIDEITDSYLLYNKEDINEENYLDFIEKFYSKYSEDTLAHKKLENQLKHTKEFTSEIIKSIKENMSANTVLKKVFSKTKFDGTNKDEVLKLLDENRHSIIKETFRNKKDLYDNYCQTSRLLEKGDNSPCRLKGYYFDPNRKSKATGYNFVSSSVDYFDDEIFDFIPFAFTGSSFETIFLNDNLDLEILENMNYKLREYFSEEKENETERLKSLKQEKAIKEKKNEETEGNQNSVPLKKLFLNILQKKVDYIKYGMEIIYKNRDKEYFETWYLRNESIKVLKEIEDFSKLDIRIKITDKYYFNLLDEVFSAVLNLSLLTNSILYLLKDRESFIKIDTTRENLSKLFKYNYAINELIKVNQIIRNGGKEMDENLKKSIKACSIAVVKKFIKENSLNKLASYRQKLLSSVVAKNHKRILDVLTQLSVYSGVYFSFAFDYIENQTQNEDIIHYFILELDQSRLESKKNKENEDKE; from the coding sequence ATGAAGTATGATATTGATAAAAATGAATATAGTTTTGATACTGCAATATCTGCTTCTGATTGGAAATATTCAGCAGCTATTACAGGATTAATTTATTACTTTAAAGAATTAGAAAAGAAATATGAAATTAAAAAAATAACTATTGATGAAATTACAGATAGTTATTTACTATATAATAAAGAAGATATCAATGAAGAAAATTATTTAGATTTTATTGAAAAATTTTATTCAAAATATTCAGAAGATACATTGGCACATAAAAAATTAGAAAATCAATTAAAGCATACAAAAGAATTTACCTCAGAAATTATAAAAAGCATAAAAGAAAATATGTCAGCAAACACAGTTTTAAAAAAAGTATTTTCAAAAACAAAATTTGATGGAACAAATAAAGATGAAGTATTAAAGTTACTTGATGAAAATAGACATTCAATTATAAAAGAAACTTTTAGAAATAAAAAGGATTTATATGATAATTATTGTCAAACAAGTAGACTTTTAGAAAAAGGAGACAATAGTCCTTGTAGGCTCAAAGGTTATTATTTTGACCCTAATAGAAAGTCTAAGGCAACAGGTTATAACTTTGTTTCTAGTAGTGTAGATTACTTTGATGATGAAATCTTTGATTTTATCCCATTTGCTTTTACTGGAAGTTCTTTTGAGACTATATTTTTAAATGATAATTTAGATTTAGAAATATTAGAAAATATGAATTATAAATTAAGAGAATATTTTTCTGAGGAAAAGGAGAATGAAACAGAAAGACTAAAAAGTCTTAAACAAGAAAAAGCAATTAAAGAGAAAAAAAATGAAGAAACAGAAGGAAATCAAAATTCTGTACCTTTAAAAAAATTATTTTTAAATATCCTACAAAAAAAAGTTGACTATATCAAATATGGAATGGAAATAATTTATAAAAATAGGGATAAAGAATATTTTGAAACTTGGTATTTAAGAAATGAAAGTATAAAAGTATTAAAAGAGATTGAAGATTTTTCAAAATTGGATATCAGAATAAAAATTACTGATAAATATTATTTTAATCTTCTTGATGAAGTGTTTTCTGCTGTTTTAAATCTAAGTTTATTAACAAATAGTATTTTATATTTATTAAAAGATAGAGAAAGTTTTATAAAAATAGATACAACTAGGGAAAATCTAAGTAAACTTTTTAAATATAATTATGCTATTAATGAATTAATTAAAGTAAATCAAATAATAAGAAATGGGGGAAAAGAAATGGATGAAAATTTAAAAAAATCTATAAAGGCTTGTTCTATTGCAGTTGTGAAGAAATTCATAAAAGAGAATTCTTTAAATAAGTTAGCATCATATAGACAAAAATTGTTAAGTTCAGTTGTTGCTAAAAATCATAAAAGAATTTTAGATGTTTTAACTCAATTATCAGTATACTCAGGAGTATATTTTAGCTTTGCTTTTGATTATATAGAAAATCAAACTCAAAATGAAGATATAATACATTATTTTATTTTAGAATTAGACCAAAGCAGATTAGAAAGTAAAAAAAATAAAGAAAATGAAGATAAAGAATAG
- the cas6 gene encoding CRISPR-associated endoribonuclease Cas6, with the protein MRFILNFELDTVIIPVEIKRTIISFFKKSLTEAHNSKYYPEFFTGTQIKDYSFSVIFPLDKYFGEEIYLKRPEMKVLVSCSEKNNIGFLLVNVFLSQRNKKFPLPKDTHMILKDVRIIEEKIIKEEEAVFQTTIGGGVVVREHNKEENKDIYYSVGNERFEEVLNWLMKERFKRLRYPEDIFKDFSCELLEGRKIVVKHFDLKFPVTTGRFKVKAPKILLEEIYRTGMGSRLSQGFGLLEYLGGEIKDEV; encoded by the coding sequence ATGAGGTTTATTTTAAATTTTGAATTAGATACTGTGATTATTCCTGTTGAGATAAAAAGAACAATTATTAGTTTTTTTAAGAAATCCTTAACAGAAGCACATAATTCAAAATATTATCCAGAATTTTTTACAGGAACTCAAATTAAAGATTATTCATTTTCTGTAATTTTTCCTCTGGACAAATATTTTGGAGAAGAAATTTATTTAAAAAGACCTGAAATGAAAGTTCTAGTATCTTGTTCAGAAAAAAATAATATAGGTTTCTTATTGGTAAATGTATTTTTATCACAAAGAAATAAAAAATTTCCTTTACCTAAAGATACCCATATGATTTTAAAAGATGTTAGAATAATTGAAGAAAAAATTATTAAAGAGGAGGAGGCTGTTTTTCAAACTACAATAGGTGGAGGAGTTGTAGTAAGAGAGCATAATAAAGAAGAAAACAAAGATATCTACTATTCAGTAGGGAATGAAAGATTTGAAGAAGTTTTAAATTGGTTAATGAAAGAAAGGTTTAAAAGATTAAGATATCCTGAAGATATTTTTAAAGATTTTAGTTGTGAGCTATTAGAAGGAAGAAAAATAGTTGTTAAACATTTTGATTTAAAGTTTCCTGTGACAACTGGAAGATTTAAAGTAAAAGCTCCTAAAATTTTATTAGAAGAAATATATAGAACAGGTATGGGTAGTCGTCTATCACAAGGGTTTGGACTTTTAGAATATCTAGGTGGTGAGATTAAAGATGAAGTATGA
- a CDS encoding M20 family metallopeptidase, with amino-acid sequence MKSRKEILSGLFDKYRNELTNLNEYLYNNPELGLQEYKACAAHTDILKKYGFKVEKGFANFETAYKASYKKQNGPRIAILAEYDALPKIGHGCGHNAYGVTSIAGGILIKELIQKLDLQGEILVIGTPAEETNGAKVDMAKLGIFNDIDVAMSVHPSGEAHIRSGKSHAMEALQFTFKGKTAHAAASPHEGINALDGVLNLFNSINALRQQILSSARIHGIISNGGEAANIIPDLAIANFYVRAETLEYLKELVKKVKNCAKGAALASDTELEITNYETSFANLVTNKKLMKLYEKNLRTLGVTDIRDKEGLGSTDMGDVSHCCPTIHPYFPLTTRHLVGHTIEFATATIQEEAYKGMKEACLAMALSCLDIFEKPEILKEIKEEFYQTFKK; translated from the coding sequence ATGAAGAGTAGAAAAGAAATTTTATCAGGACTTTTTGATAAATATAGGAATGAGTTAACAAATTTAAATGAATATCTTTATAATAATCCAGAACTAGGTTTGCAAGAATACAAGGCTTGTGCTGCTCATACAGACATTTTAAAAAAATATGGTTTTAAAGTTGAAAAAGGTTTTGCTAATTTTGAGACAGCTTATAAGGCAAGCTATAAAAAACAGAATGGTCCAAGGATTGCTATTCTTGCTGAATACGATGCTCTACCTAAAATCGGACATGGTTGTGGACATAATGCTTATGGAGTTACAAGCATTGCAGGTGGTATTTTAATAAAAGAATTAATTCAAAAATTAGATTTACAAGGAGAAATTTTAGTTATTGGAACACCTGCTGAGGAAACAAATGGTGCTAAGGTTGATATGGCTAAACTTGGTATCTTTAACGATATTGATGTAGCTATGTCTGTTCATCCCAGTGGTGAAGCTCATATTAGAAGTGGAAAATCACATGCAATGGAAGCTCTTCAATTTACTTTTAAAGGAAAAACAGCTCATGCTGCTGCTTCTCCTCATGAAGGAATAAATGCACTAGATGGTGTTTTAAATTTATTTAATTCAATTAATGCTCTAAGACAACAAATTTTATCTTCTGCAAGAATACATGGAATTATTTCAAATGGTGGGGAAGCCGCTAATATAATTCCTGATTTAGCTATTGCTAATTTTTATGTAAGAGCAGAAACACTTGAATACTTAAAAGAATTAGTTAAAAAAGTTAAAAATTGTGCTAAAGGTGCAGCTCTTGCAAGTGATACTGAACTTGAAATAACAAATTATGAAACAAGTTTTGCTAATCTTGTTACAAATAAAAAACTGATGAAACTATATGAAAAAAATTTAAGAACTTTGGGAGTTACAGATATAAGAGACAAGGAAGGTTTGGGTTCAACAGATATGGGAGATGTAAGCCACTGTTGTCCTACTATTCATCCATATTTTCCTTTAACTACTAGACACTTAGTAGGGCACACTATTGAATTTGCTACTGCAACTATTCAAGAAGAAGCATATAAAGGAATGAAAGAAGCTTGTTTGGCAATGGCTCTATCTTGTCTTGATATATTTGAAAAACCAGAAATCTTAAAAGAAATTAAGGAAGAATTTTACCAAACATTTAAAAAATGA
- a CDS encoding Abi family protein, whose amino-acid sequence MSYSEIHLSYEAQLNRFISRGMLVKNRTKALERLKHISYYKIKQFSTFFMDNSGNYKQNTSFEAVIQNFYFDKNLRMEFLKCSEKIELSIKNKIAYLLGVKYGAFGYLNFSSWCDRTRPKQEIQNEESKFKKKIQNKMKLFSDNSIIKDFVINNPTETYLSIWRLSEVLTFGEALYLFEMMSQKNKVSIARTYNLKVDEFTSYVNNIKLVRNLCAHNMSIIHLKLRTIPKMNTDFSNILNRYDRIFSSILIIIYFIKNINPNYQFKTLYHTVCQLIKRNKVAKIYGIKNYKLLKKYIKS is encoded by the coding sequence ATGAGTTATAGTGAGATTCATTTAAGCTATGAAGCACAATTAAATAGATTTATAAGTAGAGGAATGCTTGTTAAAAATAGAACAAAGGCTCTTGAAAGATTAAAACATATAAGTTATTATAAAATTAAACAGTTTTCTACATTTTTTATGGATAATAGTGGAAATTATAAACAAAATACTTCTTTTGAAGCAGTAATTCAAAATTTTTATTTTGATAAAAATTTAAGAATGGAATTTTTAAAATGTTCAGAAAAAATTGAATTGTCAATAAAAAATAAAATCGCATACCTTTTAGGAGTTAAATATGGAGCATTTGGTTATTTAAACTTTTCAAGTTGGTGTGATAGGACTAGACCCAAACAAGAAATTCAAAATGAAGAATCAAAGTTTAAAAAGAAAATTCAGAATAAAATGAAATTATTTTCAGATAATTCTATTATTAAAGATTTTGTTATAAATAATCCAACTGAAACTTATTTAAGTATCTGGAGATTGTCAGAAGTATTAACTTTTGGGGAAGCATTATATCTTTTTGAGATGATGTCACAAAAAAATAAGGTATCTATTGCTCGTACTTATAATCTTAAAGTTGATGAATTTACTTCTTATGTGAACAATATAAAATTAGTTAGAAATTTATGTGCTCATAATATGTCTATCATTCATCTAAAATTGAGAACTATTCCTAAAATGAATACTGATTTTTCAAATATATTAAACAGATATGATAGAATATTCAGTTCTATATTAATAATAATTTATTTTATAAAAAATATAAATCCTAATTATCAATTTAAAACACTATATCATACAGTGTGTCAATTAATTAAAAGAAATAAAGTAGCTAAAATATATGGAATTAAAAATTATAAGTTGTTAAAGAAATACATTAAAAGTTAA
- a CDS encoding NAD-dependent protein deacylase, with amino-acid sequence MDSKRDEKILELVKILKNTKYLVFFGGAGTSTDSGVKDFRGKDGLYKTLYKDKYRPEEVLSSDFFYSHRDIFMKYVEKELNIKGLKPNKGHMALVELEKIGILKAVITQNIDDLHQVSGNKNVLELHGSLKRWYCLSCGKTADRNFSCECGGVVRPDVTLYGENLNQSVVNEAIYQLEQADTLIVAGTSLTVYPAAYYLRYFRGKNLIIINDMDTQYDGEASLVIKDNFSYVMDRVVKELKKIQFGKTLKNI; translated from the coding sequence ATGGATAGTAAAAGAGATGAAAAAATTTTAGAATTGGTTAAAATATTAAAAAATACAAAATATCTTGTTTTCTTTGGAGGAGCTGGAACATCAACTGATAGTGGTGTAAAAGATTTTAGAGGAAAAGATGGACTATACAAAACACTATATAAAGATAAATACAGACCAGAAGAAGTATTAAGTTCAGATTTTTTTTATTCACATAGAGATATTTTTATGAAATATGTGGAAAAAGAATTAAATATTAAAGGTTTAAAACCAAATAAAGGACATATGGCTTTGGTAGAGCTTGAAAAAATAGGTATTTTAAAAGCTGTCATAACACAAAATATTGATGACTTACACCAAGTATCTGGAAATAAAAATGTTTTAGAATTACATGGAAGTTTAAAGAGGTGGTATTGTTTATCTTGTGGAAAAACAGCAGATAGAAATTTTTCATGTGAATGTGGTGGAGTAGTTAGACCAGATGTTACATTATATGGAGAAAATTTAAATCAATCTGTTGTCAATGAAGCTATTTATCAATTAGAACAAGCAGATACACTAATAGTTGCAGGGACAAGTCTGACAGTTTATCCTGCTGCTTATTATTTAAGATATTTTAGAGGGAAAAATTTAATTATTATAAATGATATGGACACTCAATATGATGGAGAAGCCTCATTAGTTATAAAAGATAATTTCTCTTATGTTATGGATAGGGTAGTTAAAGAATTAAAAAAAATCCAATTTGGTAAGACATTAAAAAATATTTAA